From the genome of Brevundimonas sp. NIBR11:
GCAGGAATTGGCCGTTTTCGCGCGTTCACGGACGGGATTTGGGGCAACGCGAAAATCTGTCGAAATCGTCGGAATGGTCGTTGACACGGAACAGCCCCCCCGCCTAAACGACGCCCCTCGCCGCAGCGCACAGCGCTTCGGAGGGGAAACGCGGGTGTAGCTCAGTTGGTTAGAGTGCCGGCCTGTCACGCCGGAGGTCGCGGGTTCGAGCCCCGTCACTCGCGCCACTTTCTGTGATTGCAGAAAGTGGCGCGTCCGCCCTCTTAAACTTCAGATATTCGCAGCCAATGCGGTACGGCTCCGATGCGGACATCCGCTCGGCACGACTGCAATCTCATTCAGTCTTGAACTGCGAATGCGGCAAAGCAGTTCGCCTAAGTCCGCAGAGCCGGCCATCAGCCTTCAGTGAACCGCCAGCGCCTCACCGGGCGTCACGAATTCCGCCTTCCCGCTGACCTCGCCGTAGGTCATGCACAGGTCTTCGAAGACCCGGTTCCACGCGAAGGTTTCGACCGTGTGGACGCGGGCGGCCGCGCCGATGGCCTCGATGTCGCGTTCGAACAGGGCCTCGATGGCCGCAGCATAGTCCGATGGGTCGGCGCTCTTCGAGAGCTGGCCCACGCTGTCGTTGACGGTCTCGGCCACCCCGCCGGCGTTGACGCCGACGACCGGGCGGCCACAGGCCATGGCCTCCAGCACGATCAGGCCGAACGGCTCCTTGTCGTTGGCGTGTACGAAGGCGTCGCAGCTGGCGATGATCCGGGCCACGGCCTTGGGATCGCGCTCGTACGGCAGGGCGATCACACGATCCTCGGCGGGCATCCCCTGCCCCGCCCCGACCAGAACCAGATGATAGGGGGCGCCCAGTTTCTGGACCGCCTCGATCAGGACGTCGATGTTCTTCTCGCGCGCCGGACGACCGGCGAAGCACAACAGACGCGCGCTGGCGGGCAGGCCCAGCTTCTTAAGAAGCCAGCTCCGGTCGCCCCGATCCGGGCGGAAGGTGTCGATCTCGACCCCCAGGGGGCGGATGACGATGTCCTTGATGCCGGCCTCTTCCAGGCGCCGCGCGATAAAGCGGCTGGGAGAGATGACGCGGTCGAACTGGCCGAAGAGCCGGGCCCAGCGCTTCTCGACCGGCTTCTTGGCCCATTCGCCGAAGTGGAGCGCGGCCAGACCCGCCGGATCGGAGTGGCAGAAGCCGACGACCGGGCAGCCGGCGCGCTGACCGGCCTCCAGGGCGCCCTGCCCCGGCGTATAGGGATCGCCCGCTTCGATCAGGTCGGGCTTCATCGACGCGACCCAGGCGGCCCAGCGGCGCACCGACGACGGCCACCGATAGCCGTCGCCGAACGGCAGCTTGGTGGCGTGGAGCTGGATGATCCCGTCAGGTCCGGCCTGGTGCTTGGCGCCCGGCACGACGAGGGAGTGAGCCACGCCGGGACGGTTCTCTTCCAGCCAGGCCTTCTTGGACAGAAGGTAGCGCTTCACCCCGCCCGAGCGCGGCGCGTAGAGCATCGTGGTGTCGACCATACGCGGGCGCGGATCGTTGGCCGAAGCTTTCAGCACCCTCAGAGTCTCGGCGACCTCTTCGTCCCAGCCCGGAATGAGCCGCAGCTCACCTTCGTGAACGTCGAGATCGGACAGGCTCATGGGGTCTTGCTCCGCAGCGGTCTTCGCCCCAACGCGCTTCCGTTTCGATTGGATGCGTGCGGACGATTTGGACCGGACCATGAAGCGCCCCTACGCCTGAGAAAGGCGAAGCTCAAGCGTCATCGTCACTGTCGCCCGGCGGGGGGATGACGACCCCCCGCCGCGTCAGGGATTCCCGCAGAAGAATCTCCAGCTGGGCGTTGACGGAGCGCAACTCCGCCGCCGCCAGCCGCTCGACCGCCGTCATCACCCCGGCTGAGGCGCGCATAAGGAAGGGCTTGCGGACCTTGGCCACGCCTAGCCGTAGAGGGTGCCGGTGTTGACCACGGGCTGGGCCTCGCGGTCGGCGCACAGGACGACCAGCAGGTTGGAGACCATGGCGGCCTTGCGGTCCTCGTCCAGCTCGACGACCTCGCGCTCGCCCAGGTCCTTCAGCGCGCTTTCGACCATTCCCACGGCGCCGCGCACGATCAGGCGACGGGCCGAGAGGATGGCTTCGGCCTGCTGGCGACGCAGCATGGCTCCGGCGATCTCGGGCGCATAGGCCAGGTGAGCCAGACGGGCCTCGTCGATGGCCACGCCCGCGACCTTGACCCGGTTGGCCAGTTCGTCACGCAGACGAGCGGCCACGTCCTCGGCGTCGGCGCGCAGGGTCAGTTCCCGCTTCTCGTGATCCTCCTCCTCGCCGTGGTCGTAGGCGTAGTGCGAGGCGATATCGCGCAGGCCCGTGTCGATCTGGATGTTCACGAAGGCCAGATAATCGTCGACGTCGAACAGGGCCTGGGCCGAATCCTCGACGCGCCAGACGACATTGGCGGCGATCTCCACCGGACTGCCGCGCTTGTCGTTCACCTTCAACTTGTCGGACGTGACATTGCGGGCGCGCAGCGAAATCTTCTTGCGTGTGTACCAGGGCAGGATCCAGCGCAGGCCGGTCGTGCGGTCGGTGCCGCGATACGACCCGAACAGCAAAATCGCCGCGCCTTCGTTCGGTTGCAGCGCATACAGCCCGCACAGCAGAAACAGTCCGATCACGGCCAGGACGATGCCGCAGAGGACATAGAGCGCCGTCTCGGGCCCCTGGGTCACGATCACGGGGCCGAGGATGATGAGCGCCATTCCGACGAGCATCATCAAAATGCCGTTGGCCGTCCGAGCGGGTCGCTCCTGAGAGATTGTCCTTTGGTCGTTCATGTCGCCCTCCAAATCGATATGAAAATGATATCACTTCCAAAGCCGTGCCGTAAAGCTTTCAGCGACCTGCGCTCGTCCGGATCGATGCTTTCGGCCTTGCATTCGCCTCAAATTCGCGAAACTTGAGACAGGTCGCGAAGCCTTTGTTAGAAGGCGCGCGGCGCCCGTGCGCGTGTCCACTTGGGGTATTTTTCCGAATGCGTAGACTGTTTGCGACCGCGGTGGCGCTTGCCCCTCTGATGGCGGCCGCAGGAGCGCATGCAGAGGTCGTGATTTCGACCGCCCGCACGACGCCCATCGTCACTTCGCTGGCGACCGGCACGGCCCGCGACGACATTCGTATCGGCACGGGCGGTTCGATCGCCGTGAACACCGGCGCAGCCATCACGGTCGATACGAACAACAACGTCACCGTCGACGCCGGCACCAACATCACGATGTCCAACTCGGCCGACGGATCGACCGCGATCCTGGTCGCCGGGACCACGACGGCCGCCAACATCACCATCAACGGGACCATCACGGTCACCGACAACATCGACACCTATACGGACACGGACAACGACGGCGACCTGGACGGTCCGATCGCGGCCGGCGCCAACCGCTATGGCGTGCGCCTCGTCGGCGGCACGCCCCTGACCGGCAATCTCTCGATCGGAGCGTCCGGCACCATCCTGGCCGAGGGCGCCAACTCGCGTGCGGTCTCGATCGAGCGCGGCCTGACCGGAAACTTCACCTCCTTCGGTTCGATGCGGGCGGTCGGCGACAACGCCATCGCCTATTCCCAGACCGGCAACGTGTCCGGTTCGGTCCGCCTGGGCGGTCCCGTCACCGCTCAAGGCCAAGGCGCCAGTGCGGTCAACATTCAGGGCGACGTCGGGGGACGCGTGACGCTGCAGGGCGATATCGCCGCCACCGGCTACCGCTACACCCAGCGCCCAGGCGACACGGCCCTGGCCCTGCTGGACGCCGACGACCTGTTGCAGGGCGGCGCGGCCGTCGTGATCGGCGGCAACGTCGGCGGCGGGCTCGTGATCGACACCCAGCCCAGCAACCTGATCCCGGATGTCGCCACCGACCCGACCACGACAGACGAGGACGGCGACGGCGTCCCCGACGCGACCGAGGGCAACGCGGTCATCAACAGCTTCGGCGCGGGCGCGGCCCTGACCGTCGGATCGGCGACGCGCGGCGTCACCCTGGGCGTCGCCGGAACCACGGCGACGACCAACTACGGCCTGATCAACCGCGGCGAGATCGTCGGCGACGGCGTCTACGACAACGTCAACGGACTGGGTCTCCAGCTGGGCGTCGCGGGCGGCCAGACGGTGACCGTCGCCGGAGGCGTGCGCAATGAGGGCGCCATCAGCGCCATCGGACGCAACGGCGGCGCCACAGCGGTCCAGATCAACGCCGGGGTCACCACCCCGCGCT
Proteins encoded in this window:
- a CDS encoding glycosyltransferase encodes the protein MSLSDLDVHEGELRLIPGWDEEVAETLRVLKASANDPRPRMVDTTMLYAPRSGGVKRYLLSKKAWLEENRPGVAHSLVVPGAKHQAGPDGIIQLHATKLPFGDGYRWPSSVRRWAAWVASMKPDLIEAGDPYTPGQGALEAGQRAGCPVVGFCHSDPAGLAALHFGEWAKKPVEKRWARLFGQFDRVISPSRFIARRLEEAGIKDIVIRPLGVEIDTFRPDRGDRSWLLKKLGLPASARLLCFAGRPAREKNIDVLIEAVQKLGAPYHLVLVGAGQGMPAEDRVIALPYERDPKAVARIIASCDAFVHANDKEPFGLIVLEAMACGRPVVGVNAGGVAETVNDSVGQLSKSADPSDYAAAIEALFERDIEAIGAAARVHTVETFAWNRVFEDLCMTYGEVSGKAEFVTPGEALAVH
- a CDS encoding SPFH domain-containing protein gives rise to the protein MNDQRTISQERPARTANGILMMLVGMALIILGPVIVTQGPETALYVLCGIVLAVIGLFLLCGLYALQPNEGAAILLFGSYRGTDRTTGLRWILPWYTRKKISLRARNVTSDKLKVNDKRGSPVEIAANVVWRVEDSAQALFDVDDYLAFVNIQIDTGLRDIASHYAYDHGEEEDHEKRELTLRADAEDVAARLRDELANRVKVAGVAIDEARLAHLAYAPEIAGAMLRRQQAEAILSARRLIVRGAVGMVESALKDLGEREVVELDEDRKAAMVSNLLVVLCADREAQPVVNTGTLYG